The Candidatus Desulfatibia profunda genome includes the window TGGCGTCCCCAAGGGGATTTGAACCCCTGCTGCCGGCGTGAAAGGCCGGTGTCCTGGACCTGGCTAGACGATGGGGACGCAGGTATACTTCATTTTTAAACGTACCCACCGCTGCCGGTCAACCCTTGCTGTCCCGCTTGGAAAACGGGATGTCCTGGACCCCTGCGGAGCGGGAACGATGGGGACGAACATAACTTTCTGGTCTGGTGGGCCGTGCTGGACTCGAACCAGCGACTCTCTGCTTAAAAGGCAGATACTCTACCGTCTGAGTTAACGGCCCTTCGAAAAAATGAAAATTAACGATACATTTTATTTTTGTCAACAAAAAACATGAAATCGATTTTATTTAAGCCGAAATTCCGGAATCGGTAAGGTAACAGGGTATATTTCCATGTAAGGCCGGCCGAGTTTAAATGGCAACCATTACAAAACACGAGGCGATGACCACGCCTAGGGCAACCCAGTCTGCCTGCCGAGATTTAAGCTCGGGATCGGTCCGGTTTTCAGAATAACACCTTGCTTCCATGGCATCGGCAAGCTTATCGGCCCGCGCAAAGATTCTGCGCATAAGCGGAATCAAAAGCTTTCTCAATCGATACACGGGATTTTTCCTAATCTCCACGCCCCTTGCCCGCTGGGCATCGGCGGTTTCTTTTGCCTGATCGAAAATAAACGGTATAAACCGTATGATCAGGCTCATCATAATGGAAACCTTTTTTTTCGGAAAAAAAGGAAACAGGGGCCGGAACCACTCAACCGCCGCCTTGATTTCTGACGGCCGGGTCGTCGAAACCAACAATAAACCGATCGTGATCACAACTGCAAGCCGCCAGCAAACAACAGCCCCGCCATACATTCCTTCCCGGGTAACAGACACTGTCTTATATTCAAGCACCGGCGAACCCGGAGTTGATAATGCCCGCGCAATGAATATCAGCACCAGGAAAAACGAAACATAACGCAACAATTTCAAAATAGAGTTTACAGCCGGACCGGCATGTATCAAAAGCATGACCAGAACGAACGTCAAGGCCGCAAGCGCCGGCATGCCTGCCTTTAGACTTGCAAGGCTGATGATTACGATAAATACAAGTTTAAAGCGCACGTCCAGTTCGTGCAGAACCGAGGTTCCCGAACGATAATTGAAAGCGAAACGTTCCGTCATGACCGCACCC containing:
- a CDS encoding energy-coupling factor transporter transmembrane protein EcfT; protein product: MTERFAFNYRSGTSVLHELDVRFKLVFIVIISLASLKAGMPALAALTFVLVMLLIHAGPAVNSILKLLRYVSFFLVLIFIARALSTPGSPVLEYKTVSVTREGMYGGAVVCWRLAVVITIGLLLVSTTRPSEIKAAVEWFRPLFPFFPKKKVSIMMSLIIRFIPFIFDQAKETADAQRARGVEIRKNPVYRLRKLLIPLMRRIFARADKLADAMEARCYSENRTDPELKSRQADWVALGVVIASCFVMVAI